A segment of the Georgenia sp. M64 genome:
GCCGCGGAGGAGCAGGGCTGGGCACGCGACGACGACGGCGGGTGGCGGGTCGTCCCCCGACCGCGCTGAGCTACGCCGGCGGCATCGCGACGATCGGCGTCGTGGTCGGCTGCGCCGATCCGCCGGCCGGCTCGACCGTCATGGCGAGGACGGCCCCCTCGGGCACCGGCGCCACCTCGGTGCTCGCCAGCCCGTCGCGCGCCTCGACGATGCCCGCCGAGGTGGGTCCGCCGTCGTCGATCACCCAGAGCTGGTAGTCCTGGTCGCCCTCGAGGGCCGGCAGGTCCCGCACGGTGAAGAACGCGCCTTCGTCGCCGACGACGGCGACGGCGCGACCCCCGCCGGTCACGTCGGCGCTGAGCAGCTCGGCACCCGGCCTGGCGAGCGCCTCGGTGATCGAGGCGACCTGGTCCTCGGCGAGCTGGGCGCGCTGGGCCTGCTGGACGGCGAGGGTGCCCGGGATCGCCGCGGCGAGCAGCACCGCGGCGGCGGCCAGCCAGCGCTGGTGGCGCGGCGCGGCGCGGCGGGCGGAACCGCTCCGGCCGGCGGTGGCGGCAGGGACTGTCGTGGGCAGGTGCGCCTCGCGCGAGGTGCCCGCGGTGCGGCCGGCGGCCGGGGCGCTCTCCTGCGGGGTCGTCGCGACGGCGG
Coding sequences within it:
- a CDS encoding anti-sigma factor, producing the protein MSDHRAERELLGAWALDAVDDVERAAVERAIREDPEVAAEARALRETAAMLAGSQAAPPPPALREAVLAAVATTPQESAPAAGRTAGTSREAHLPTTVPAATAGRSGSARRAAPRHQRWLAAAAVLLAAAIPGTLAVQQAQRAQLAEDQVASITEALARPGAELLSADVTGGGRAVAVVGDEGAFFTVRDLPALEGDQDYQLWVIDDGGPTSAGIVEARDGLASTEVAPVPEGAVLAMTVEPAGGSAQPTTTPIVAMPPA